The Macaca nemestrina isolate mMacNem1 chromosome 6, mMacNem.hap1, whole genome shotgun sequence genome window below encodes:
- the LOC105475190 gene encoding transcription initiation factor TFIID subunit 9: protein MESGKMASPKSMPKDAQMMAQILKDMGITEYEPRVINQMLEFAFRYVTTILDDAKIYSSHAKKATVDADDVRLAIQCRADQSFTSPPPRDFLLDIARQRNQTPLPLIKPYSGPRLPPDRYCLTAPNYRLKSLQKKASTSAGRITVPRLSVGSVTSRPSTPTLGTPTPQTMSVSTKVGTPMSLTGQRFTVQMPTSQSPAVKASIPATSAVQNVLINPSLIGSKNILITTNMVSSQNAANESSNALKRKREDDDDDDDDDDDYDNL from the coding sequence ATGGAGTCTGGCAAGATGGCTTCTCCCAAGAGCATGCCGAAAGATGCACAGATGATGGCACAAATCCTGAAGGATATGGGGATTACAGAATATGAGCCAAGAGTTATAAATCAGATGTTGGAGTTTGCCTTCCGATATGTGACCACAATTCTAGATGATGCAAAAATTTATTCAAGCCATGCTAAGAAAGCTACCGTTGATGCAGATGATGTGCGATTGGCAATCCAGTGCCGCGCTGACCAGTCTTTTACCTCTCCTCCCCCAAGAGATTTTTTATTAGATATCGCAAGGCAAAGAAATCAAACCCCTTTGCCACTGATCAAGCCATATTCAGGTCCTAGGTTGCCACCTGATAGATACTGCTTAACAGCTCCAAACTATAGGCTGAAATCTTTACAGAAAAAGGCATCAACTTCTGCGGGAAGAATAACAGTCCCGCGGTTAAGTGTTGGTTCAGTTACTAGCAGACCAAGTACTCCCACACTAGGCACACCAACCCCACAGACCATGTCTGTTTCAACTAAAGTAGGGACTCCCATGTCCCTCACAGGTCAAAGGTTTACAGTACAGATGCCTACTTCGCAGTCTCCAGCTGTAAAAGCTTCAATTCCTGCAACCTCAGCAGTTCAGAATGTTCTGATTAATCCATCATTAATTGGGTCCAAAAACATTCTTATTACCACTAATATGGTGTCATCACAAAATGCTGCCAATGAATCATCAAATGCATTGAAAAGAAAAcgtgaagatgatgatgatgacgatgatgatgacgatgactATGATAATTTGTAA